In the genome of Pseudonocardia cypriaca, the window CCCTCGTGCCGGCAGCCGACGGCGCCGCCCGCGGGTGTGCGCGCCTGCGCACCGATGTCCCACGGCGCCCGCGGGCCGACGAACAGCGACAGCTCGACGCGGCGGGCAGCACAGGCGCGCACCATGTCGGCGATCTCGGCGTCGGTGGCCAGCATGATCCCGCTGCCCGAGGAGACGCGGTGCACCCGCACACCCCGCTTGTCCGCCTCGTCGAACACGGCTTCCAGCGCGGCCGGGCCCTCCACGCTCGGGATCTCGGTGCGGTACTGCGCCCCGTCCGGGAACCGCAGCGGCGAGTCGGGCAGGTCGTTGGCCTCCCGGGCGGGATAGCCCAGGCGCGTGAGCAGGTCGGCGACGGAAGCTCTGGTCTCGTTCATCGCGCCCGATACTGCGTTGTCAGACAAGCTCCGCGCAACGTGTGCTCAGCGATTCGGGACCGGCAGCCGGGTGGTCCCGACCCCGATCAGGGTGGTGGCGTCGAGCTCCGTCACGCCCTCCGCGCGGAGGGACTCTAGGTAGCGCTCGCGAACCACGTCGACGACGTCGGGGTCGAGGTTCGCGAGAGCGCCCCGATAGCCGGAGCCGGTGATCACCAGCCACGCCACGTCGGGGGTCATGGTCAGCCGCAGCTCGTGGACCGCGACGTCCACCTCGGCAAGGCCACGCTCGGCCAGCCAGGTGGCGTAGGCGGCTGCCTGGTTGATCCGGTCGATCAGATGGGGCTCGCGCTCCGCGGGGGGCGCCGCGCTGGTGGCCGCAGCTACCGCACGACCGAGGTGCCGGCCGGCGGCCGCCATCGCGTCACCGCGCCAGATCGTGAACACGACCCGGCCGCCGGGGCGGGCCAGCCCGATCAACCGTTCGGTGTCGGCCGTCATGTCGGGGAAGAAGAAGATGCCGAGCGCGGACTGGACCACGTCGTAGCCGCCGGCATCCCAGGTGGTCACATCGGCCCGATGAGCACGCAGCTGTGGGAGGTCGGCCGACAACCTCCGCAGTTCGTCGATCATCGGACCCGACAGGTCAACGGCGTCGACCACCCCGTCCGGTCCGACCAGGCGCGCTGCGGGAATCGCCGAAGCCCCGGTGCCGCAGCAGGCATCCAGGACGCGTTCACCGGGACGAAGGCCGGCCGCCGCTGCGGTCGCCGCACCGATGGGTCCCCACAGGTGGCGCCCGAGCGCGGTGAAGTCGGCTGCGGCGGCGTCGAAGGCGCGCCGGGTTCCTTCCTGCGGGGCAGCTGCCATTCGGTGATAGTAATCGTTGTCAATAACGTGGCGATGCTTCCCCGGCCATACTCCGCACATGGATGGTGATCGAGAACGTGGCCCGTTCGACCTGACGGGCCGGACGGCCGTCGTCACCGGCGGCGGCCGGGGACTCGGCAGGGGGATCACGCTCGCGCTGCTCGCAGCGGGTGCAGACGTCGTCTCGCTTGGCCGCTCGCCACTGCCCGCCGACCTCGCCGACACCGCCACCGCGCTCGGCAGACGGGTCACCGCCCACGCCCTGGACCTCGCCGACTCCGCCGCGATCACCGCGACCGCACGGGAGGTGCTCGCCGAGCACCGGGTCGACATCCTCGTCAACAACGCGGGCGTGCAGGACCGGTATCCGGCCGCCGAGTTCCCGCTCGACGCGTGGGACCACGTGCTCGAGGTCAACCTGCGGGCGGTCTTCCAGCTCTGCCAGCTCTTCGGCGGCCCCATGCTCGAACGCGGCGCCGGTGCCGTCGTGAACGTGGCGTCGCTGCTGTCGTTCCAGGGCGGCATCACGGTGCCGGCCTACGCGGCCAGCAAGGGCGGCGTGGCCCAGCTGACGAAGGCGCTCTGCAACGAGTGGGCCGGGCGCGGCGTCAACGTCAACGCGGTGGCCCCCGGCTACATGGACACCGAGCTGAACACCGCGCTCCTCGCCGACCCCGTCCGGCGCGAGCAGATCTCGACGCGCATCCCCGCCGGGCGCTGGGGCACACCGCAGGACGTCGGCAACGTCGTGGTGTTCCTCGCCTCCCCCGCCGCCGCGTACGTGCACGGGCAGGTGCTGGCGGTCGACGGCGGGTGGCTCGCGCGGTGACCGGTCAGGCCGGCGGATCGAGGGCGATGCCGGCGTCCTCCAGGGCCGCCTCGGTGAGCAGACGGGCGAGGGCGCGGTCGCTCCCGGTTGCCGTGGCGAGTGGCGCGTCGACGTCGACCATCGCGCAGACCTCGAGCAACGTGTCGTCGTAGGCGCCGAGCAGGGCCACGGTCCGCACCTTGGTGGGCGGGCGGCAGTCGAGCAGTTGGCGGCGCAGCCTGCGCAGGTTCGCGACCAGGGCTTCCAGGCACTGGCCCGGCCGTGGACCGGTGCGCCGCCTGCGCTCCCAGAACGACGTGACGGCGGCGGGCAGGACCCGCACGGCGAGCCAGACGGTGAGGGTCGGGGCGACCGCGATGGCGGTGTAGAGGAGCAGCCCCAGCACGACCGGACGGTCACCCACCTCGGACCTCCACTTCGAGGTATCGAATCGATTCGATAGAGGGACCGTACGCCGGTCGGCTGCCCGGGACAAGGTCGGATAGCGCCCGCCGGGGTGCTGCTGCCGAGCCGCTAGGTCCCGCCCAGGCGGTCGGCGGCACCCTGGCCGTAGCGCTCCAGCACCCGGTGCCGCATGACCGGGTCGGTGCGGGGCACGGGTTCGAGGAACACCTCGCGCAGGTCCGGGAACCGTTCGTGCAGCTCGGCGTCGATCGCGACGCACGCGCGCTCCAGCTGCGCGACGCCGATCGCGTCGGCGAAGTCGAGCCGGGCGCACAACAGCACCTGGTCGGTGCCGATGGTCATGGTGAGCAGGTCGACGACCTGGTCGACCTCCGGCCGTGCGGCGAGCGCGTCGCGCAGCGCGAGGACGGTGGCCCGGTCGGCCTGGCGTCCGACGAGCAGACCCATGTTGGTGCGCCCGAGGATGTAGGCGACGCCCGTGAGGAGCAGGCCCACCAGGAGCGAGGCGAGGCCGTCCCAGAACGAGGAGCCCGTGAGCTGGTGCAGCCCGACCCCGCCGAAGGCCAGCAGCAACCCGGCGAGCGCCGCGCTGTCCTCGTAGAAGACGCTGCGCACCGTCGGGTCGTCGGTGGCCCGCAGCCAGCGCAGCGGCGTGGTGGACTCGGCGGCGGCCGCGGCGCGCACCTGCCGCACCGCCTGCAGCCACGAGATGCCCTCCAGCACGAACGACACGGCGAGCACCGCGTAGGCGACCCACGCGAGCGTCTGCTCGACCTCCTCGCCGAGGATCGTGCGGACGCCCTCGATGATCGCGAACACCGCGCCGGAGACGAAGATGCTGACCGCGGCGATCAGCGCCCAGAAGAACCGCTCCTTGCCGTAGCCGAACGGGTGCTGCCGGTCCGGCTTGCGCGACGAGCGCCGCAACGCGGTGAGCAGCAGCAGCTCGGTGGCCGTGTCGGCGATGCTGTGCGCCGCCTCGGCGAACATGGCCGCCGACCCCGTGAAGAACCCCGCCACGAGCTTGAGCACGGCGATCGTCGCGTTGGCGGCGGTGGCCACCAGTACCGTGAGCGTGCTCTCCCCGGACTCCTCCTTCGCCACCGGGCGAGGCTAGACGCCCGGACGTCGGTCGCGCCGGTCCACGTGGCGGGATCGCCCGATCCGGGTGCATTCCGGCCCGGAACCGGGGTAGCCGCACCACGTGCTGGAGATGTCGATCTACCACAAGGCGAGCGCGGAGTCGGTCGACTCGATCTTCACGGACGGGCTGCGGTGCAGCCGCCGCGGGCCGGGTCACGACGAGCCACGGGTCCGGCGGACCAACGACGTCCTCGACGACCTGCGTCCCGACCACCTGCGCCTGCAAGGGCTCGACCGGAACGCGTGCACGTACTGCTACCTGGTGGTGGACGGCCTGGTGTTCGACGTCGAGTCCGGGCGACTGGTTCCCGAGCGGGACTGGCTCACCCGGGTGGGCGGGGCGAGCGGCGCCGTCGCGCTGCGGCTGGCCGTCGACCCCGCCGTCGGGTACGTGAGTGACCTCGAGGTGTACGACGAGCTGGCCGCCCGCATCGACGATGCCTCGGACCGCACCGTGCACAAGCTCGCCCAGCGGTACTGGGAACGGGTGGTCGCGCTCCCCGACCTGTGCCGGCACTACCGGCGCAGCCACCACGCCCTGGTCCGCCGCGCCGAGGCGCCGGCGGGGCTGCCGTCGCGGCTGGAGCGCGTGGAGGTGCTGCTCACCGCGGACGTACCGCCCGACCGCATCGCGCCCGCGTCCTGACGAGCGGAAGGGTCAGGTGGACGCCCTGCCCCGGGGCAGCACGGCATCGCTGAAACCGGCGGGGACGATGACGTCGTCGCGCCCCAGCTCCGCCACCGAACTGCGGCCCAGCCCGAGCAGGGCCGAGTCGATGCCGCCGCGCAGGATGTCGAGGACGTTCTCCACGCCCGCCTGCCCAGCGGCGGCGAGACCCCAGAGGTAGGCACGGCCGATCAGGACGGCGCGGGCGCCGAGGGCGAGGGCCTTCACCACGTCGCTGCCGCGGCGGATGCCGCCGTCGAAGAGGACCTCCACCTGGTCGCCGACGGCCTCGGCGATGCCCGGGAGCGCCCGGATCGAGGCGGGCGTGCCGTCGAGGTTGTTGCCGCCGTGGTTGGACACGGAGATGGCACTGACCCCGGCGTCGACGGCGCGCTTGGCCTCGTCCACCCGGAACACACCCTTGAGCAGGAACGGGCCGTCCCACCGTTCACGCAGCCAGCGCACGTCCTCCCAGCTGGGAGGCGGAGTCTGCATCCACTCGCCGTAAGCGCCGAAGAACGTGGTCGGCGGCTGCCCTGGTACGGACATGTTCGGCACGGTGAGGTCCGGGAGCTGCCGGCGACGCGCCCAGTCGAGGAGCCAGCGGGGGTGGGTGATCCCCTCCGGGGCGAAGCGGAGCATCTCCCGCAGCGACAGCCGCTCCGGGATGACCGGGCTCCCCCAGTCGCGGCCGTGGGAGAACGACCAGTCGGAGGTGAGGATCAGCCCGACCGCGCCGGCCGCGCGGGCCCGCTCGACCCGTTGCGCGATGACGTCGCGGCTGCCGCACCAGTAGATCTGGAAGAGCGTCTGCGGGTTGGCGGCGACGACCTCTTCGAGGGGCTTGCTCGCGAAGGAGGACAGGCCCATCGCGGTGCCGCGCGCCGCGGCCGCACGGGCCACGGCGACCTCCCCGTCCGGGTGCACCGCCTGCACACCGGTCGGCGAGATCAGGACCGGCAGCGACACCTGCTGCCCCAGCACGGTGGTGCCCAGCTCACGTGTGGCGGAGGACCCGGCGGTGCGGGGCGCGAAGCCCAGCTCGTCGAAGGCGGCCTGGTTGTCGCGCACGGTGAGGCCCTTCTCCGAGCCGGCCACCAGCGCGCCGTACACCGAAGGCGGGAGCCGCTTGCGCGCGCGCCGCTGCGCCTCGGCCACCGTCTCGAACCAGGCACCACCCATGATCAGCCTCTCACCGGACTTTCGACATGACGTGACGAATTAGCGGGACGATAGCGTCGCACCGTGACGGGAACAAGACCTGCGCGCCGCGGCCGCCCGCGGGGCACGAGCACGCGTGAGCTCGAGCTGATCGCGCTGCGCCTGTTCGCCGAGCAGGGCTTCCACGAGACCACGATCGAGCAGATCGCCGCCGCGGCGGGCGTGAGCACCCGTACCTTCTTCCGCTACTTCGACGCCAAGGCCAGCGTGCTGTGGCAGACGTTCGACAGCGAGGTCGAGGCGATCCGCACCGCCCTCGCCGACGCGCCCGACGACCTCCCGGTGATGGAGGCCGTCCGCCACGCCGTTCTCGCCGCCAACCACTACCGGGCCGCCGACGTGCCCGAGCTGCGGATGCGCATGACCCTCGTCGGCACCGTGCCCGAGATCGCCGCGAGCGCCACCGTGCGCTACGACGCGTGGGAGCGGGCGATCAGCGAGTTCGTCGCCCGGCGGGTCGGGCAGCCGGCCGAATCGCTGTTCCCGCACGTCGTCGGCCGCGCCACGCTCGCCGCGTGCCGAGCGGCCTACGAGCGGTGGGCGGCCCGCGCGGACGCCGACCTGACCGTCTACCTGGACGCCGCGCTGCGCGCACTCGCAGGCGGCTTCCGCGAGCCGCTCGCCGAGCCG includes:
- the mftR gene encoding mycofactocin system transcriptional regulator (MftR, the mycofactocin system transcriptional regulator, is an uncharacterized TetR family DNA-binding transcription factor. Its role is inferred by context. It occurs as part of the biosynthesis locus for mycofactocin, a partially characterized electron carrier derived from the terminal Val-Tyr dipeptide of the precursor peptide MftA, through a radical SAM enzyme-mediated process.); amino-acid sequence: MTGTRPARRGRPRGTSTRELELIALRLFAEQGFHETTIEQIAAAAGVSTRTFFRYFDAKASVLWQTFDSEVEAIRTALADAPDDLPVMEAVRHAVLAANHYRAADVPELRMRMTLVGTVPEIAASATVRYDAWERAISEFVARRVGQPAESLFPHVVGRATLAACRAAYERWAARADADLTVYLDAALRALAGGFREPLAEPDSRREIEIVATTRWPGTAGTSPARRTSPRDRKDR
- a CDS encoding SDR family oxidoreductase, whose product is MDGDRERGPFDLTGRTAVVTGGGRGLGRGITLALLAAGADVVSLGRSPLPADLADTATALGRRVTAHALDLADSAAITATAREVLAEHRVDILVNNAGVQDRYPAAEFPLDAWDHVLEVNLRAVFQLCQLFGGPMLERGAGAVVNVASLLSFQGGITVPAYAASKGGVAQLTKALCNEWAGRGVNVNAVAPGYMDTELNTALLADPVRREQISTRIPAGRWGTPQDVGNVVVFLASPAAAYVHGQVLAVDGGWLAR
- a CDS encoding class I SAM-dependent methyltransferase, coding for MAAAPQEGTRRAFDAAAADFTALGRHLWGPIGAATAAAAGLRPGERVLDACCGTGASAIPAARLVGPDGVVDAVDLSGPMIDELRRLSADLPQLRAHRADVTTWDAGGYDVVQSALGIFFFPDMTADTERLIGLARPGGRVVFTIWRGDAMAAAGRHLGRAVAAATSAAPPAEREPHLIDRINQAAAYATWLAERGLAEVDVAVHELRLTMTPDVAWLVITGSGYRGALANLDPDVVDVVRERYLESLRAEGVTELDATTLIGVGTTRLPVPNR
- the mftD gene encoding pre-mycofactocin synthase MftD (MftD, an enzyme found in the mycofactocin biosynthesis locus, performs an oxidative deamination of 3-amino-5-[(p-hydroxyphenyl)methyl]-4,4-dimethyl-2-pyrrolidinone (AHDP). The resulting compound, now called pre-mycofactocin (PMFT), is a biologically active redox cofactor that can oxidize the non-exchangeable NADH of TIGR03971 family SDR-type oxidoreductases.) is translated as MGGAWFETVAEAQRRARKRLPPSVYGALVAGSEKGLTVRDNQAAFDELGFAPRTAGSSATRELGTTVLGQQVSLPVLISPTGVQAVHPDGEVAVARAAAARGTAMGLSSFASKPLEEVVAANPQTLFQIYWCGSRDVIAQRVERARAAGAVGLILTSDWSFSHGRDWGSPVIPERLSLREMLRFAPEGITHPRWLLDWARRRQLPDLTVPNMSVPGQPPTTFFGAYGEWMQTPPPSWEDVRWLRERWDGPFLLKGVFRVDEAKRAVDAGVSAISVSNHGGNNLDGTPASIRALPGIAEAVGDQVEVLFDGGIRRGSDVVKALALGARAVLIGRAYLWGLAAAGQAGVENVLDILRGGIDSALLGLGRSSVAELGRDDVIVPAGFSDAVLPRGRAST
- a CDS encoding cation diffusion facilitator family transporter, which codes for MAKEESGESTLTVLVATAANATIAVLKLVAGFFTGSAAMFAEAAHSIADTATELLLLTALRRSSRKPDRQHPFGYGKERFFWALIAAVSIFVSGAVFAIIEGVRTILGEEVEQTLAWVAYAVLAVSFVLEGISWLQAVRQVRAAAAAESTTPLRWLRATDDPTVRSVFYEDSAALAGLLLAFGGVGLHQLTGSSFWDGLASLLVGLLLTGVAYILGRTNMGLLVGRQADRATVLALRDALAARPEVDQVVDLLTMTIGTDQVLLCARLDFADAIGVAQLERACVAIDAELHERFPDLREVFLEPVPRTDPVMRHRVLERYGQGAADRLGGT